CAAGTTTCAATACTTTTTTAAAAGCCCTGACTTGTTTTTTTACTGCTTGTGATGATATATCAAAACTGTCAGAAACTTCTATTTCATTATCATCTCTATAGGAATTATCAAAACTTCTAAATGATTCAATTAGCTCCTCACTTTGAAAAACAGATTTCTCAAACTCTTCTTTTTCAAATTTATCATTGGTTTTAAAATAATCAACAGAACGATTTAATAAATCAATTTGGTCAGTTTTATTTACTTCAAACTCATCCGATAGTTGTTTAGTAACATATTCTTTTGTTATAGATAGGAAATCATTAGTAAAATGATATTCGTCAGAAGCAGGTTTAATATTAAGAAAATCATTTTTCCAATACTGAGTGTCCTTTGATTTAGAATCAATCACACAAACTTTATAGCCTTTCTCTTCTTCTAAATCGAATACCAAGCACCCTTTGTCTAATTTATTAATATTTATACCATTTACGTGTTTAATATTAACATTATCATCAATTGAATCAAATTTTAAAAAGACATCTTTAACTTCTGATTTGAAAAAGCCAATAGCATTACATTTGACACCATCAAAAGAACAATTATTAAAAAAGCAAATACAAAGATCACCACCGTTAATTTTTGGGTGAGTGGATTGTTCATATAAATGTTTTGAAATATCAATTGATATTTTATAGAGTTGCTCTGGAGAAGAAAACAATCTTTTTACAAATAAGTATATTTCATTTAATTCAAGTTCCGATGGGTGACAGAAGTTATAAACTTCATTATTGTTAAATGGAGATAAAAAATATTTTAACAAATAACTTTGTGTTTCATCATTTGAAAAAGTAATGTTCTCGTTTGAAATTTTGAAATTTTCATCACGTAATTTATTACCTACTTGATGGACGTAAATACCTTCAAGATTAATGTCTGTAAATTCTATCATTCTATAATATTGAATTGTTTAAGTTTTTCTATTTTAAACCTCTCTATTTCTCTTGAAAGTTCCCTTTCAAGACCTTTTATGTCGCTAAGTTTTTTTACAGTATCCGTTTTATATAAATATGGTTCAGAATTGAAAACTCCATTAAGTTCTCTTTTATTTCTTAATGCTTTAGAAAAATTATATGTTACATAATAGTATCCATTTTGGATATTAAGGTAATCAAATTTGTATCGAATCTTAATTTCTTCTAAGAAAATTGAACCTTTAGCTTCTTCAATTGATAATTCAGTAAGGGTTGTAAGGTTTTTACCATCAAATTTTATTACTAAATCTTTATCTGCTTTATCCTTAAATTTTTCTGGAATTTCAGTGTCATCATCAAATTTGAATGTGATTGATAATATCTCTGGATTTTTAAAAATAGAAGAAGAGGAAATATTAGTGAAACTAAGAAGAAAATTTACTCTTTCTAAATTAGACTTGAAGCTGTTGAACATTACTTTTATCTTTGTTTCTTCAACAAAGTCAATTTGTTTGAATTCTTGATGTAATAGCTTTAATGCACGATTTGCAATTAACTTATCTTCTCTTGTAATAGTATTTTGAGTAACTACAACAAGACGGTCATTGTCTTTTTTTACTACAATTTCAATTTTACCCCATTTAGTGTTTACTAAAAGAAAACTTGTTGGGTCTTTTATTTCCGTTGTTAAGCTTAAAACAAACTCTTCTTTGTCTTTAGCATTTTGTGTGAATTTTAAAGTTGAATTTGAGTGAACGATTTTAGTATTAAGCCCTTCTGTTATATTATCAAAATTAGGATTTACTTTCTTGAAAATATTTTCTAAACTATCATTTTGCTTTATTGTATAATGTTCGTTTATACTGTTAGTAGTTTTTTCTTTCACATCAATTAGAGATTTGAAATCCTCTAATTCGTTAGGGCTAAATAATAAAGTAGTCATTAGTTTAATTAAATTAACCTTGTCTGCATTTTTTACAAAAACCCCTTTTTTTGCTAAGAATATTTTCAAATCATTAGCGTTAATTGCTTCTGTATTTAAAAAAGGTTTTAATATATCTCCATAAGGCAAAATATTTATAAAGGCTTCATTAAGGTGTTTAGAATTACTTAAAGATTCCTCATTGTTTTCTTGGTATATTTCATTTTTACTTATTCTTGTTTGTGTGTTAGGTAATGAGTCTAATACTTCTGTTTCAACTTGATTATATCTCAGTACCTTTATTTTATCGTCTAAAAGTTCTTCATCAAAAGAACGTATGGTTTTTAACGCTTCATTTTGATGTTGGTCTTCATTATAATCAGGGAAATACAATAGGTATTCGTTACCAAACCCACTTGTCAAGCGAATTGTTAACCAAATCAATTTTTTTAATGATTCTGGAGAAAAAGAATCAGAACAAAAGAGTAAGAAGCTAATTTTTGTTTTATCTTCTTTAGCTATTGGAATGACTGATGAATTGATGTATTCAACAGGTAATTTTAAACCTCTTTGACCAATTTTATCAGGACTTTGATTCGCTTCTGTTATTGGATAAAGGAATTTAACTGAGACATCATCTCTATAATTTTTTGCAGTAATAATACTACTGATTAAAAAATTCGCTCTCTTATTATCTATTAAATAGTAAGTTAATTTATCATTAAGTAAAGTTCTTTTATAATTATCCTTGGTTGGATGGATGAAGTCCGTGAGTAAATCGTCACTATCTGTTGTTAACCAAAACAAAAGACTATGATAATTTGTTGATTCAAATCGTTTTAAAGGAACTTCATTTTTATTTTTTGAATCAGCTAATATAACATCTACATCTTTTAAATATTTAGTTATTTCAGATTTTGATGAATTTGGGTAATTAAAATTGTGTAGAGAAGATACCATAACAAAATCACCTGTTTTTTCTTTTAGTTGATTCGTGAAATCACCTATGAAATTTACAGTATGTACATCATTATCAGATGTATGTTCATTGAATATTTCTATTGTTTGATTTTCTCCAAATTGATTCCAACCAATAAGATCTAGTATTTTTTTAGTTATTCTATGATTAAGAGGGATGTTTTGATTTTCAATTGGTGGTGCTAATGAAGTGAAAGGGTTTCTTTCAATTTGAACTTCAATTGAACTAATCCACTTTAATAATTCAGTATCAAAATCAGCTCTAGTTATTTCAGTTCCAATTATAGAACTAGTTGCAAATCGAGAGTTTAAATTATGGACAATAATTTCCCGAACCTGTGGAGAAATTTTTGGTTTATTTTTTCTGGTATAATAGTGATCAATTTTATTTGAAGCTTGGTCTATTAAAATTTTAGTATCCAATGTGCCTAATTTACTGATACGAACATTGGCAATACTTTTTACTTTGAGTAAATTTTTAGCAAGAGGCCCTATTAATGATAGTTCGTACTCAGATGCATTTGGAGAATGGCTTGTGAGTTCATTACAATAAGTTTCAGCAGCTGCACGTCCAATAGTGTTCTCTGAAGATTTTACTTGGGTAAGCTTAATAATACTATTAGGATATTTCCATCTGATATCTACTTTTTCAGATTCATCAAGAGGCTCTAAGGTTACAGATATCCAATCATTATCTTTCTCCAAGGCATCTAACAAGCAAATAATTGTTTGTATAATGTAACCTCTCATTCCTGCGTTTCCTCCCATAGAATTTGTTTTATTTATATATTCAATTTTTATTTATTTTGAAGCGTTGGCAAGAAATTGCTCTTTTGGTTTTTTGTGTTTTGGCTTTAAGCTTTGGCAAAAACCAAATGTGCAATTTGTGCGGCTGGCTTTTTTTTGCTTGCAGGTAACTAGTTACACGCAAAATAAAGTTCTCAATCATCGGTTCATACACCCAGATAAAACAAACTTTATGTTAATTAATCCTTTTTATTTTTCTTAGCCAAAAGTAGGGTGTCAGAAATAGAAAACGAACTAAAAAACCGTAACATAAGTACGGTTTTACCCTTCTTTTGTTACAAATTTGATTTAAAAATGATTCCATATTAAAAAAAGTAGTGAACGTTCTTTTTAACATTAATTTTTGCTAAAATTAAATATTTTAATCATTAAAAAATTACGGGTTACCTTAAAAGCACGTTTTTTTTTAATGTGATTGTAAAGAGGTGCTACTTGGCAATTTTATAGTATTATATTTTTAATGTACAGTTAAAATTCAAAATTAATAAAACTGTACACTCAAAATTATAAAATAAAAATGAGTGTACAGTTATTTGTGGTAAATAAACTGTTATATGAATTTAATAAATAGTAAGCTGTTTTGTGTTTCGTAATTTCGTTACACAATTTTTTTTATTATAAAAAAAAGAGCTAATAATAGGTTATTTTAGTTTGTAGAAAAACACAAGTAATATTTTTTTGAACAGGAGTATTGTTAAAAATATTTATAATAAATTGTTTGTTTTTATTTAAACTACTAATATAATTTAGTTTTAAGTGGTGTTTTAAATAATACCTTTGTAACATATAAACGCTATGTTAAACTAAATACTAAAATTATGAATATTCTTTTGTGGCAAATTTTAAACTTAATAGGAATTACAATTATTGTATTCTTATTAATAAAATTTTTAAAAAAAATCAGAAAAAAAAGTTAAAAAAATTACTATTAATTATTTCAATATTCTGAAAATGATATTTTTATAAGAAGGGAATAAGAGAGTAATTGGAGCTAGGTACAAGCATTTTTCTATTTCAGATATTAAATATAGTATATAGAATACTGAAGAAGGAGTAAGTTTAAAATTTAATCCTTCTTTAGGCTAAAGTTTTAATAGAATTACTTATTTATACATAGAGAAGGAGCTGGGAAAAAACCTTGATAGTTTACTAATATATCTTAGTAACTAAATGATGAGTGTTTACAAATGATCTCAGTGATAAGCAACAACCAAAAAATGTTATAACTAATATAGTTTTACATATATAAAGCTTCTATAAAAAGTAAGGTTAGTACTTTGTGAGTTTTACTACAGTAAGTTAAATAGTTATATTAGTTAAAAGAATTATAAGGTACAGTAAAGTATTTCATATAGCTAAATATTCTTGTTAAGAAAAATAAGGGTGAATTGTTTTTGGTGTATAATATACCGAACCTTTTATATGAGTTCTTTACAATTAATGTTAGGTTAAAATTAAATTATGAGCGACGATATATACATTTTTATATTTCTTCTAAGTCTTTTAAATATTCTTTTTATCTATAAACTAGTAAGTGGGGTTTCAAGCATTTATAATTATAAAAAAGGAAAAAGTTTAAAAGCTGAGCTAATTAGTTTTTCGTGGGTAAAAGCCCCGCCAGCAAGGTTAAGTTATTTGCTTCCTAAAGAACAATTAGAAATTACCTTTAGGTTTGTTTTAGGTGATGATATGTATGAGAAAACGGAGTTAGATATTCATTTTAAGTTTAAAAAAATAAATTTGAAATCTTTACCTAAAATAGAAGGTAAGATAGAAGTTTATGTACCAGAAAATAATGACCCTAATAAAGTAACTATAAATAAAGTAGAGGAAACCTTTTTACCTTTAATGGGATTGTTGGTGTTGGTAATTTTTAGTGGAGGGATTTTATTTTTAATAATGCAAAACATTTAATTAGTTTATAAACTTACAAGGCAATTATATAAAGTAAAAACTTAACCAACAACAGTTTGTTTGGTAACTCACGATGACGAAAGTTAAGCGCTATTTTAACGATCTAACGATAAGGCACTGTGCAGTAACCTTAACCTTAGAAATGAGTCATTTTTTTTAAGAAATAAATTAAAAGAGAAGAAGTTAAAAGAAGTAATAATAATTACTAAACGTTATTTGGTGTTTTATTTTTTAGGATAGCTATCAAACTCATTAGGTTCGGCAGCAATAGGCTGATCGGAATTTAAATTATCACCTTGTAAATAAAATACCTTTTTTTGAAGTTCGATGTTATCAGTCGATAACTTTCTGTTTTCTTCAAGTAACTCGATATACTTTTCTTTATAATCAGTTATTTTTTTAACATTAGCATCAGAACTCACATTACTATTTAAAATTTCCCCCTTACCAGTTAAAAACCAATGAGTGCTAATATCACTATTAGTTTCTATTATAGCTTTTAAAACATCAAAACTAGGTTTCGATTTTCTACCAGCAACAATATTTGATATAACCTGTGGCACAAAGCCGATGCTATTTGCAAATTTTCTCTTGTTGCCATTGAATCTAGTATTAATAATATACTGTACACGGTCGGCTATGTTAACAAAGTTTAATTTCATTCTTTTTACAATCAATTGTTTATCTTTTGTTCCTGAATAAGGAACAAAAATGTCAATGAACAAATCTACGAATAAATAAAACAAATACAATGCCTTAGTATGTAGTGTAGTTAGCAAATAGATGTGAGAATAAAAGAACTTGTAATCAAGCCAACAAAAGATTACTTAGCAAACATAA
This genomic stretch from Tenacibaculum sp. Bg11-29 harbors:
- a CDS encoding nucleoid-associated protein, translated to MIEFTDINLEGIYVHQVGNKLRDENFKISNENITFSNDETQSYLLKYFLSPFNNNEVYNFCHPSELELNEIYLFVKRLFSSPEQLYKISIDISKHLYEQSTHPKINGGDLCICFFNNCSFDGVKCNAIGFFKSEVKDVFLKFDSIDDNVNIKHVNGININKLDKGCLVFDLEEEKGYKVCVIDSKSKDTQYWKNDFLNIKPASDEYHFTNDFLSITKEYVTKQLSDEFEVNKTDQIDLLNRSVDYFKTNDKFEKEEFEKSVFQSEELIESFRSFDNSYRDDNEIEVSDSFDISSQAVKKQVRAFKKVLKLDKNFHIYIHGDKELIEQGVEKDGRKFYKIYYKDES